The following proteins are co-located in the Candidatus Competibacteraceae bacterium genome:
- a CDS encoding ATP-binding cassette domain-containing protein, which yields MAETLVRLRGLELNLHPPPRPFDFQAMAGETWMLVGAVGSGRRELIRTIAGLAMPRTGHIELFGRVVERMGPRARARLRGRIGVMLEHAGLVPAWSVFENLALLVRYHRLVPDGEIEAYVTAFVESCRLPPTILARHANELSPLESSWIGLLRALIIKPRLLLVSAYLPRETLVAGYGVWAFFEEVVVPMQMTIMVDAGPQALPVSPKTGLLVMDQGTLLAAGTAVDLAGHPDALVRHFARFDHA from the coding sequence ATGGCTGAGACCCTGGTGCGGTTGCGTGGCTTGGAGCTGAATCTGCACCCGCCGCCGCGTCCCTTCGATTTTCAAGCCATGGCGGGCGAGACATGGATGCTGGTGGGCGCGGTCGGTTCGGGCCGCCGCGAGCTGATTCGAACGATCGCCGGTTTGGCCATGCCCCGAACCGGCCACATCGAATTGTTCGGGCGGGTCGTGGAACGAATGGGACCGCGGGCGCGGGCGCGGCTGCGCGGCCGGATCGGGGTGATGCTGGAGCATGCGGGCCTGGTGCCGGCTTGGAGCGTGTTCGAAAATCTGGCGCTGCTGGTGCGCTACCACCGCTTGGTGCCGGATGGCGAGATCGAAGCTTATGTGACGGCTTTCGTGGAGTCCTGTCGGTTGCCGCCGACGATCCTGGCGCGACACGCCAATGAACTATCGCCGTTGGAAAGCAGTTGGATCGGCTTGCTGCGGGCGCTGATCATCAAGCCCAGGCTGCTGCTGGTCAGCGCTTATCTGCCGCGGGAAACCCTGGTGGCGGGTTACGGAGTGTGGGCGTTTTTCGAAGAGGTAGTCGTGCCGATGCAGATGACGATTATGGTCGATGCCGGCCCGCAAGCGCTGCCGGTGAGTCCGAAGACTGGCCTGCTGGTCATGGATCAGGGGACGTTGCTGGCGGCGGGGACGGCCGTGGACCTTGCCGGGCATCCGGATGCCCTGGTCAGACACTTCGCGCGTTTCGATCATGCTTGA
- a CDS encoding MCE family protein, translated as MLETLISARYRFYQRAVGLLVLATLGVLFAMLWMTNRQFGLFSQTYRLHGFLDNVKSIQRATPVTLAGLKVGEVYNLAITDYNRIRIELILDREYQPRIREDSAAQVKTDLLGNAHIEINMGNPARSVLRDGADIPFLRSPDLDALLRQAQEQLTQVSVVLANVRTITEELKKPEGGLLGTLDAFARVTQEFSTRLSGYLQRIDGVLRDAAELSGQLGPLLRELTAVSREASRSAADLAAVGARIREGQGVLGGMTDSNSPISRDVAASTRKLRAVLTGLEKLSDRLPVYGQQVERILQQTERMTATLAEASSQVPGLIDKSRLVAEDVDDMVGGIKRSALLQILNPAEPGRRLLEAPRDIEWSTPTVPSR; from the coding sequence ATGCTTGAGACTCTGATCAGCGCCCGCTACCGGTTCTACCAGCGCGCGGTGGGCTTGCTGGTTCTGGCCACGCTGGGCGTGCTGTTCGCCATGCTGTGGATGACCAACCGCCAATTCGGATTGTTCAGTCAGACCTACCGTCTGCACGGATTTCTCGACAACGTCAAGAGCATCCAGAGAGCCACCCCGGTCACCTTGGCGGGATTGAAGGTCGGCGAGGTATACAATCTGGCGATCACCGACTACAACCGGATTCGCATCGAACTGATTCTCGACCGGGAATATCAGCCGCGTATCCGCGAGGATTCAGCCGCCCAAGTCAAGACCGACCTGCTGGGTAACGCCCATATCGAAATCAATATGGGTAACCCCGCGCGGTCGGTGTTGCGGGATGGGGCGGACATTCCCTTCCTGCGCTCTCCCGATCTGGATGCATTGCTGAGGCAGGCTCAGGAACAGTTGACCCAGGTTTCCGTCGTGTTGGCCAACGTCAGAACCATCACGGAGGAACTCAAGAAACCCGAGGGCGGATTGCTGGGGACCCTGGATGCCTTTGCCCGGGTCACGCAGGAATTTTCGACCCGGCTGTCCGGTTACCTGCAACGGATCGATGGTGTCCTGCGCGATGCGGCTGAGCTGAGCGGGCAGCTCGGCCCCTTGCTGCGGGAACTGACGGCCGTCAGCCGGGAAGCAAGCCGCTCGGCCGCGGATCTGGCCGCGGTCGGCGCGCGGATCCGCGAAGGTCAGGGCGTGCTCGGTGGCATGACCGACAGCAACAGCCCGATTTCTCGCGACGTGGCGGCCAGCACGCGCAAGTTGCGGGCGGTGCTGACGGGATTGGAGAAGCTGAGCGACCGATTGCCGGTTTATGGCCAGCAGGTCGAGCGGATCCTGCAACAAACCGAGCGAATGACGGCCACACTGGCCGAGGCCAGCTCGCAGGTGCCCGGATTGATCGACAAGAGCCGCTTGGTGGCCGAGGACGTGGATGACATGGTTGGCGGGATCAAGCGCAGCGCGTTGTTGCAAATCCTGAACCCGGCGGAACCGGGCCGGCGCTTGCTGGAGGCACCTCGGGATATCGAATGGTCCACGCCCACCGTGCCGTCTCGCTAG
- a CDS encoding SUMF1/EgtB/PvdO family nonheme iron enzyme, translating to MTKKSNTLPVGYRLHQYRIEAVLGAGGFGITYKAVHEALQTRAAVKEYFPVEWSYRDRNDINVLANTQGTLPTSEVGEEACYAWGLERFLNEARILAQVNHPGVVRVRDFFEGNGTAYIVMDYEDGEALSQLLQREKTLPEERVRRLVDDVLPALKAVHDQGYLHRDLKPANLYLRSDNRTILIDFGAARQALGRRSKSVTSVFSPGYSPIEQYLVDGKGYGPWTDIYALGAVLYHCVTGAAPIEAPARVLDDPLRPAEEAAAGRYNPTLLRLVDRAMAVRPERRFQSIEQMRVALEAPLEDSGERTVKLELPLRPDLHRSGEKPRPALVEPAREPSPPARPRWTGWRWGIGILTILAVVGGGIAYWLTGPSTPSNGSPAEPAKPPLPPKPEPPANPRPGQVYTEPETGMAFVWVPPGCFGMGSPETEKDRSANEVPHRVCLKGFWMGEFEVTNEQYRRFDANHDSGGYDTHDLNAPEQPVVRVKWQEAVAYADWLSEKTALRFRLPTEAEWEYAARAGKTISRDWGEDSNRACDYANIYDATAKQALQFNWANYPCDDGQAVAAPVGKYEANTFGLHDMLGNAAEWTCSDYDSAYSGGETRCADQNAAAVGRRMLRGGSWSDYPGLVRFAYRFPASPQYGKFDLGFRLVLEP from the coding sequence ATGACCAAGAAATCCAACACGCTACCCGTCGGTTATCGCCTGCATCAGTACCGCATCGAAGCGGTGCTGGGCGCGGGTGGATTTGGGATCACCTACAAGGCCGTGCATGAGGCGCTGCAAACCCGGGCGGCGGTTAAGGAATACTTTCCGGTCGAATGGTCCTACCGGGACCGCAACGATATCAATGTCCTGGCCAACACCCAGGGCACGTTGCCGACCTCCGAGGTCGGCGAGGAAGCCTGCTACGCCTGGGGTCTCGAACGGTTTCTCAACGAGGCCCGGATCCTGGCCCAGGTCAACCATCCCGGCGTGGTGCGGGTGCGGGACTTCTTCGAGGGGAATGGCACCGCCTATATCGTGATGGACTACGAAGACGGCGAAGCGCTCAGCCAGCTTTTGCAGCGGGAAAAAACCCTGCCGGAAGAGCGGGTCCGCCGCTTGGTCGACGATGTGCTGCCGGCGCTGAAGGCGGTGCATGACCAGGGCTACCTGCATCGCGACCTGAAACCCGCCAATCTTTATCTCCGCTCGGATAACCGCACCATCCTGATCGATTTCGGCGCGGCCCGTCAGGCGCTGGGCCGACGCAGCAAAAGCGTCACCAGCGTGTTTTCACCGGGTTACTCGCCGATCGAGCAATACCTGGTCGATGGGAAGGGTTACGGCCCGTGGACCGATATTTACGCCCTGGGCGCGGTGCTGTATCACTGCGTGACCGGCGCCGCGCCGATCGAGGCGCCGGCGCGAGTGCTCGACGATCCGCTGCGCCCCGCGGAGGAAGCCGCGGCTGGACGATACAACCCGACTTTGCTGCGGTTGGTCGACCGGGCCATGGCGGTCCGACCGGAGAGGCGCTTCCAATCGATCGAGCAAATGCGGGTAGCTTTGGAGGCCCCGCTGGAAGATAGCGGCGAGCGTACGGTCAAGTTGGAGCTGCCATTACGTCCCGATTTGCATCGCAGCGGCGAGAAGCCCCGTCCGGCGCTGGTCGAACCGGCTCGGGAACCGTCGCCGCCGGCGCGACCTCGATGGACAGGATGGCGTTGGGGAATCGGCATTCTGACGATATTGGCGGTGGTGGGGGGCGGGATCGCGTATTGGCTGACGGGGCCGTCAACGCCCTCGAACGGTTCGCCGGCCGAGCCGGCTAAGCCGCCTTTACCTCCCAAGCCGGAGCCGCCGGCCAACCCGCGGCCCGGCCAGGTCTACACCGAGCCCGAGACCGGCATGGCGTTCGTCTGGGTTCCGCCCGGCTGTTTCGGCATGGGCAGCCCGGAAACCGAAAAAGATCGCAGCGCCAACGAAGTGCCGCATCGAGTTTGTCTCAAGGGCTTCTGGATGGGTGAATTCGAGGTCACCAATGAGCAGTATCGGCGCTTTGACGCCAATCACGACAGCGGTGGCTACGATACTCACGATCTGAACGCGCCCGAGCAGCCGGTGGTGCGGGTCAAGTGGCAGGAAGCGGTTGCTTATGCCGATTGGCTGTCCGAAAAGACCGCCCTGCGATTCCGCCTGCCGACCGAGGCGGAATGGGAATATGCGGCGCGCGCCGGCAAGACGATTTCCCGCGACTGGGGAGAAGATTCGAACCGAGCGTGCGATTACGCCAACATCTACGATGCGACCGCCAAGCAAGCCCTGCAATTCAACTGGGCCAATTATCCTTGCGATGACGGCCAAGCCGTGGCCGCTCCGGTTGGCAAGTACGAGGCTAACACCTTTGGTTTGCACGACATGCTGGGTAATGCCGCCGAATGGACCTGCTCGGATTACGATAGCGCGTACTCGGGTGGCGAGACCCGGTGCGCCGATCAGAATGCGGCGGCGGTGGGGCGCCGGATGTTGCGAGGGGGGTCGTGGTCGGATTATCCGGGTTTGGTGCGGTTCGCTTATCGGTTTCCCGCTTCCCCGCAATATGGGAAATTCGATCTGGGATTCCGGTTGGTGCTGGAGCCATGA